A genomic stretch from Calonectris borealis chromosome 6, bCalBor7.hap1.2, whole genome shotgun sequence includes:
- the GORASP2 gene encoding Golgi reassembly-stacking protein 2 isoform X2, whose protein sequence is MVMNCAASWLKVQENSPGHRAGLEPFFDFIVSINGSRLNKDNDTLKDLLKANVEKPVKMLVYSSKTLELRETSVTPSNMWGGQGLLGVSIRFCSFDGANENVWHVLEVEPNSPAALAGLRPYSDYIIGADTVMNESEDLFSLIETHEAKPLKLHVYNTDTDNCREVVITPNSAWGGEGSLGCGIGYGYLHRIPTRPFEEGKKISLPGQLPSPSLSPLKDGFTEVQLSSVNPSATLPPGSAGLEQSLSGLSISSPSTTVSNVLSTGVPTVPLLPPQVSQSLTAVPPVNPATTLPGLMPLPAGLPNLTDLSKLNLPAPHIVPEIIQPGLPSLPSLPPLNLMGITPLSMPPKCVPLLPLVTEASTVPTDLLPSITQAGSFSVDPGTTVNVEQTSTFTLDSATPTSKATIVDRSSESSTVNEKTSGVTDTQASES, encoded by the exons AATAAAGACAATGACACTCTCAAGGACCTGTTGAAAGCAAATGTTGAAAAACCTGTAAAAATGCTAGTATACAGTAGCAAAACACTGGAACTGAGAGAAACGTCAGTGACCCCCAGTAACATGTGGGGTGGACAGGGCCTGCTCGGCGTGAGCATTCGTTTCTGCAGCTTTGATGGGGCCAATGAAAATGTATGGCATGTTTTG GAAGTGGAACCCAATTCTCCTGCTGCATTAGCTGGACTTAGACCTTATAGTGACTATATCATTGGAGCAGATACCGTCATGAATGAG TCTGAAGATCTCTTTTCCCTTATTGAAACACATGAAGCAAAGCCATTAAAACTTCATGTGTACAACACAGACACAGATAATTGTCGGGAAGTGGTGATTACTCCAAATTCTGCCTGGGGTGGAGAAGGCAG CCTAGGATGTGGCATTGGTTATGGATATTTGCATAGGATACCTACGCGCCCatttgaagagggaaagaaaatttcTCTCCCAGGACAGTTGCCTAGTCCATCTCTCAGTCCCCTCAAAGATGGTTTCACAGAG GTTCAGCTGTCATCAGTTAATCCCTCAGCCACATTACCCCCTGGGTCAGCAGGCCTTGAACAGAGTCTTTCAGGACTTTCTATTAGTTCACCCTCAACTACTGTCAGTAATGTTCTCAGTACAG GTGTTCCAACAGTTCCATTATTACCACCACAAGTCAGTCAGTCCCTTACCGCTGTGCCACCAGTTAACCCAGCAACTACATTACCAG GTCTGATGCCATTACCAGCAGGACTTCCCAACCTGACTGATCTATCCAAACTTAATTTACCTGCACCACACATCGTTCCAGAAATCATACAGCCTG GTTTGCCATCACTTCCCTCCTTGCCGCCTCTGAATTTAATGGGAATAACACCTCTATCAATGCCACCCAAATGTGTTCCTCTGCTTCCTTTGGTCACAGAGGCATCTACAGTGCCTACAGATTTGCTTCCCTCCATTACTCAAGCTGGAAGCTTTTCTGTCGACCCTGGCACTACTGTAAATGTAGAACAGACCTCTACGTTCACCTTGGATAGCGCTACCCCAACCTCTAAGGCAACTATTGTTGACAGATCAAGTGAATCCTCTACAGTTAACGAGAAAACATCTGGAGTCACAGATACACAAGCTTCTGAATCGTAA